The genomic stretch CTGCTGACGATGAGCTGGCGCTTTCGCCATTTTTGACGCATGCGCATTGCTGGGACCGTAGCCGATAAAAGGGTGTCTCGTTTCTGGGGGTTTCTGGGTAAAGAGTAGGCCATAGGTGACTCTACCTGCGCCCTCACCGCCAGTCTATAAACGTGTTTCGAAGTACAGGTGTAGGATTGGGAGCGGAGGCGTTTGGCAAACATTGCTAAGCAATAGGTAtcgaataataataataatattaattgaATCCTTACATCCAAAGGAGTAAACGTCGTTATATGTGTCTCCATGgcaatgtacaagcaataaagTGGGGAAATGTGGGGagatattgcccaaacactaagtTTGTATGCATGATTGTTTTTATACATGTACGTACCAGATACACTCAGATCAAACGATCCAAGGATTAGGATCTTGGAACAAAAATACAGTTCTCAGTTCAACTGAGATGAAGAGTTTACCTTCCAGTCAGTGAAAATGCCAGTTAGTGATGTGTgaaaaaaaccccaaaacctTCCAAAAAGCTTTAGTTCTACCTCCTCTTCTTCCGGAACTTTCTACCCATGAGAACATACTATTCTCAGTGAGTACACAATGATAACAAACACCTTTGTTCTGGGTAACAAGTGTCCTGTAGATTTCACATCACAAAATGTGACACTGCACTAGGAAAAGTTCTGCTCTCCCCCTCATATTAATTCGCACTGCCATCGATGGGTTCACCGCCGTTAGTCACCCGGGGGGATGGGTCAGAGTAACTGGAAAGTCTCCAGGTAATATCACAGGCTCTTTGTAGCACTGTTGGACCAGCCATTGGTCTGACTAGGgattttttacatggcctgaaaactgcattGCACTTTCAATTAACATTATGTGAAAGAAAATTCTGTCAGTGCAGCACCAAATGCGATCTGTATGGTAGCATTTCAGTTGTTGTGCAGCCAGACACAAGCAGCTTAGAGAGAACGGTGGATAACACCAATGGAGAGAATCAAACTCAGCCAAGTCACAGGCTGCAGACGGGCAGAAATGTCCCATTTTTGTACAGAGAGGAAGTTGATGGTCAGTCCAGATGCTGGCACTATGCCCAGTTAGAGGATGACTGCTTCTCCCAGGTTCGGTTGAATCTCACTGTAACTGTGTGATGTCAGAGCTCAGGAGAGAGACTAACACTACCTCATCTAAAATATGACCATAACAtaaatgagcagaattaggccacttagttccaccacaggaaacatcctttccacatccattctatcgagacctttcaatatttgataggttttcagtgaggtccccctcattcttctgaattccggtgagtagaggcccagagccatcaaatgctcctcatatgacaagactttcattcctggattatcacttttgtgagcctcctctgaggcctttccaatgtcagcacatcctttcttagatatggggcttaAAACTactcccaatactccaagtgaggccttgtcAGTtctttgtaaagcctcagcaatgAATCCTTCCTTTATGTTTTGATCGtctgaaaatgaatgctaattgGCCTTCCTCATTGCCAACTCAACCAGCACGAGGATTTAAAAGTCTCTTTGACACTTTAGAAatttctctccagttagaaaatagtctatgcttttatttcttctaccagtgTTCATCACCATGCACGTCCTGAAATTCAGTCCTTCGTCCATTGATTCCTTTTGTAAATCTTTCTACAGGTGAGAACCAGCAAAAATAATTTGtgtccaggaatctcaaacacagcgACACGTCACGTTTCGCATCTTTGTCCAGATGTTTAAGGAGTGACCTGAATTCACCTTGTAACACCAATATATCAGTCCTGATGCTTGGAGATGAAGAAATATCTCAACCCAGCTGGAAACGAGCCTTGTCTCTGACATGaagttttctgttttaattcagtGAACTTCTGGGGAAACACGGTGCTGAGAACACTCTAGCATTTATTCAtgggagatcagttcttcaacagGATTAATTGTTCAGGGGATTGACTGTGTCTGATATCTGATTCGTTGAATTGACAGAGAAGTGATGGAAGActgtgggaagtgattcactcagtcatctcatcccagctgcagacacactagtgagttcacactgggagatgccgttcacctgctcagaatgtgggaagggattcactcggtcatccaacctacgGAGACACCAACAAGCTCACtctggtgagaggccattcacctgctctgactgtgggaagggattcactcggtcatctaacctgctgaaacaccagtcagttcacactggtgaaTGCCTGTTCACCTGCTCTCATTGTGGTAAGGggttcactcggtcatctaaactactggcacaccaggcagtgcacactggagagaggccattcacctgctcagactgtgggaaggggtttaCTCACTCATCTAAACTCAAGgtacatctgcgagttcacactggggagaggccattcacctgctcagactgtgggaaggggtttactcggtcatctgacctactggtacaccagcgagttcacactggggaaacacCATTCATCTGCTcggattgtgggaagggattcactcggtcatctgacctactgacACACAAGTCAATTCACACTGGGgcaaagccattcacctgctcagactgtgggaagggattcactcggtcatctaacctagtggcacaccagtcagttcatactgcggagaggccatttacctgcgcagactgtgggaagagattcacccgGTCATCTGAAATGAAAGtccatcagcgaattcacactggggagaggccgttcacctgctcagattgtggcaAGGGTTTTACTCGGTCTTCTAatctgaaggtacaccagcgagttcacactggacagaggccgttcacctgctttgtatgtgggaagggattcactcaatcatctgacctactggtacaccagcgagttcacactggggaaaggccattcacttgcttggattgtgggaagaaattcactcgatcatccaacctacagacacatcagcgagttcatgcTGGCGGAAAAAGAAAGATGCAATCTTTTCAGTAATTTCATGTTCTCTGGCCCCGACCATCTtactttcactatggatgtcgAGTCCCTATACACATCCATACCCCACCaaaaaggcctcaaagctctccatttttctggaCACGAGTTaccttccaccaccactctcctccatcatATGGAACTAGTCCTCACTGTCAATTATTACCCCtaggctcctcccacttccttcaaacaaaaggtgtatccatggtactcacatgggtcccagctatgcctgcctgtttgtcagcaatgtggaacagtctatatgTTCCAAGCCTAAACTGATGTCACTTTCCCACTTTTCCTATGTTACATTGATGACTGTATTGGTGCCAAACtagtcaacttcatcaactttgcctccaatttccacccttcCCCTAAATTTACCTGGTTCATTTCTgacacatccctcccctttctcaatctctctgtctctatcattGGGGACAGTTTATCCACTGATGTCCATTACAAACCcattgactctcacagctacattCACAGGAACATTCTGAGAGGGATTAAGCGAGAACTGTAATCGCATCGGTAAGGCTGTGGACCAGGCCATTCTCTCCCACCATCCCATGCTGGTAGCTGCAGCTTAGCCAGTCCTCCTGCTGAGCCACTCAGCTCCATCGTTCAGCACTGGCTCTCTGAACCCACCCCTACCACATGCCCTGGGACTGGACCTTCAGTCCAGCAGCAACTAAGGATGTGACTTTCAGACTGAGAGAGACCTGGTGTGAGACCTTCAGTCATGGAGAAACTAGGTGTGAGATCTTCAGtctgggagagactggggattggACCTTCAGtctgggagagactggggatagGACCTTCAGTCTGGGAGAGACTGGAGattggaccttcagtccgggagagactggagaTTGGACCTTCAGTCCAggcgagactggggatgggaccttcagtctgGGAGAGACTGGAGATTGGACCTTCAGTCCAGGAGAGACTGAGGATGAGACCTGCAGCCTGGGAGAGACCATCAATGGGTCAGTGGTTTGATTTCACACCCGGTCTCCTGCCAGATTGAAGATATCATCCCCTGTCTCTGCCAGACTGAATTCTCATCCCCAGTCTCTGTCAGACTGCTGCGATTCACTCTGCCATCTGATCTGCTGACTtaccagcgagttcatactgggcaGACACCATTCACCTGCTTCAACTGTtgtaagggattcactctgtcatctgacatacagagacaccagagagaagccgttcacctgttccaCTTGTGAGAAGGGATTTACTCAATCACTCGATCATCTCACCAGTATtggtacaccagtcagttcacactgggaagaggccattcacctgctcagactgtgggacgggattcactcaatcatccacCCATGTGAGACACTACCGAGCTCACACTGGTAAATAACTTGAAATCAGTTGTTGGGTTTGATGAACAGCAGCAATATTTGCCAAGTTCGGCACCACCAGTCAATTTTGAACTTGCCTCTGTATTCAGCAACTGTAATGGAGAAATAGTCAGCATTCAGCTGATCTAAAatgtttccccagtgtgaactgggtTGTGCACAACAAGGTTGGTTGACCAAGTGaatctctccccac from Hemitrygon akajei chromosome 7, sHemAka1.3, whole genome shotgun sequence encodes the following:
- the LOC140730187 gene encoding uncharacterized protein produces the protein MPFTCSECGKGFTRSSNLRRHQQAHSGERPFTCSDCGKGFTRSSNLLKHQSVHTGECLFTCSHCGKGFTRSSKLLAHQAVHTGERPFTCSDCGKGFTHSSKLKVHLRVHTGERPFTCSDCGKGFTRSSDLLVHQRVHTGETPFICSDCGKGFTRSSDLLTHKSIHTGAKPFTCSDCGKGFTRSSNLVAHQSVHTAERPFTCADCGKRFTRSSEMKVHQRIHTGERPFTCSDCGKGFTRSSNLKVHQRVHTGQRPFTCFVCGKGFTQSSDLLVHQRVHTGERPFTCLDCGKKFTRSSNLQTHQRVHAGGKRKMQSFQ